Proteins found in one Pirellulales bacterium genomic segment:
- a CDS encoding transcriptional repressor: MAKRKESDWRPVLREIGLRATPARIAVCKLLSGAEGPLTHADVANRLESRGIDRTTVFRNLNDLVEAGLVRRLEVGDHVYRFEWRHREAAQGDHPHFVCVDCGEVRCLTDVAPAAIPASRQRTHQILDVTEVLYKGHCSSCVE; encoded by the coding sequence ATGGCGAAACGCAAAGAATCTGATTGGCGTCCCGTGTTGCGCGAGATCGGCCTCCGCGCCACGCCGGCCAGGATCGCCGTCTGCAAGCTGCTCAGCGGTGCGGAAGGGCCCCTCACGCACGCCGACGTGGCCAACCGCCTCGAATCGCGGGGCATCGATCGGACGACGGTCTTTCGCAATCTGAACGACCTGGTCGAGGCCGGCCTGGTGCGGCGTCTCGAGGTAGGGGATCACGTCTATCGTTTTGAGTGGCGCCATCGCGAGGCGGCTCAGGGAGATCACCCCCACTTCGTCTGCGTGGACTGTGGCGAGGTGCGCTGCTTGACCGATGTCGCCCCCGCCGCGATTCCGGCCAGCCGCCAGCGCACGCACCAGATCCTCGACGTCACCGAAGTGCTCTACAAGGGACATTGCTCGAGCTGCGTCGAGTAG
- a CDS encoding hemolysin III family protein, whose product MSDTLAHDPIWQARHAARLARLHREEAVNTVTHGLGCLLSIVGVVWLFDVVSQTGSPAQIVACVVYGLALVAVYLASALSHAFHQSRWRRLFRMIDQACIFLLIAGTFTPPAVTYLSAAHWWWLFVIMWGIALAGFTAKAFFAHRVDAVTARLHLLMGWIPVVTLKPMIAFAPLGMLAWMVAGGLCYTVGTIFLHRDHYPYFHGVWHVLVIAGSVCHFLAIMIYCTAPFA is encoded by the coding sequence ATGAGTGACACGCTCGCGCACGATCCTATCTGGCAAGCGCGCCATGCCGCCAGGCTGGCACGGCTGCATCGCGAAGAAGCCGTCAATACCGTCACCCACGGACTCGGATGCCTGCTGAGTATCGTCGGTGTCGTGTGGCTCTTCGACGTCGTCTCCCAAACCGGCTCGCCGGCGCAAATCGTGGCTTGTGTCGTGTACGGGCTCGCGCTGGTCGCGGTCTACCTGGCCTCGGCCCTGTCGCACGCGTTCCATCAATCGCGCTGGCGACGCCTGTTTCGCATGATCGATCAGGCCTGCATCTTTCTCTTGATCGCGGGCACGTTCACTCCGCCGGCCGTAACCTACCTGAGTGCCGCCCACTGGTGGTGGCTGTTCGTGATCATGTGGGGCATTGCCCTGGCCGGATTCACGGCGAAGGCCTTCTTCGCGCACCGCGTCGACGCGGTCACCGCGCGGCTGCACCTGTTGATGGGCTGGATCCCCGTCGTCACGCTCAAACCGATGATCGCCTTCGCGCCACTGGGCATGCTGGCCTGGATGGTCGCCGGCGGCCTGTGCTACACCGTAGGCACGATCTTTTTACACCGCGACCACTACCCGTACTTTCACGGCGTGTGGCACGTGCTGGTGATCGCCGGCAGCGTCTGCCACTTCCTGGCGATCATGATCTACTGCACGGCGCCGTTCGCCTGA
- a CDS encoding sterol desaturase family protein, with the protein MLDLIDRVLGSDIPYITYAVPFFFILIGIEVLAARWEQKKVYRLHDSINDLSCGVLQVVSGTFFGTVLLLSYQLLYEHWAILSIAEWSGAAKWGAAIALFLGVDCCYYWFHRASHEMNAPWAAHAVHHQSEEYNLAVALRQGTFQPFFSWVFYLPLAIIGFPTLWYVAMSSFNTLYQFWIHTRLIKSLGPLEWILNTPSHHRVHHGRNLKYLDKNHAGTLIIWDRLFGTFQAEEEEPVYGIVRPLSSWNPLWANVHEYVELWEVARQAPYFTDKIKIWFKPPGWQPRGLPERPPTPDISAESVVKYHTRIPGWLNLYVVLQFVLATVMAVSVMASRDVPRWQLLWPTALVVVSLLAFGAVFERKPWAYRLEHGRLLLFSVTLALMNTASPWFIAISTGALLYLVASIVWLAAFRDVFLPEEPVVVVEPAFPSLTARDTTAASN; encoded by the coding sequence ATGCTGGACCTGATCGACCGCGTCTTGGGAAGCGACATCCCGTACATCACGTACGCCGTGCCCTTCTTCTTCATCTTGATCGGCATCGAGGTGCTCGCCGCGCGCTGGGAACAAAAGAAGGTCTATCGCCTGCACGATTCGATCAATGACCTGAGCTGCGGCGTGCTCCAGGTTGTCTCGGGGACGTTCTTCGGCACCGTGCTCCTGCTCTCGTACCAGTTGCTCTACGAGCACTGGGCGATCTTGTCGATCGCCGAGTGGAGCGGTGCGGCCAAGTGGGGCGCGGCAATTGCTTTGTTCCTTGGCGTCGACTGCTGCTACTACTGGTTCCACCGCGCCAGCCACGAAATGAACGCCCCCTGGGCGGCGCACGCGGTGCATCACCAGAGTGAGGAATACAACCTGGCGGTCGCTCTGCGGCAGGGCACGTTCCAGCCCTTCTTTTCCTGGGTGTTTTATCTGCCGCTGGCGATCATCGGATTCCCGACGCTGTGGTACGTGGCGATGTCGTCTTTCAACACGCTCTACCAGTTCTGGATCCACACGCGACTCATCAAAAGTCTCGGACCGCTCGAGTGGATCCTCAATACCCCGTCGCACCATCGCGTCCACCACGGCCGCAATTTGAAATACCTCGACAAGAACCATGCCGGCACGCTGATCATCTGGGATCGCCTGTTCGGCACGTTCCAGGCTGAAGAAGAAGAGCCGGTCTACGGCATCGTGCGGCCCCTCTCGAGCTGGAACCCCCTCTGGGCCAACGTGCATGAGTATGTCGAGCTCTGGGAGGTCGCCCGGCAGGCCCCTTACTTCACGGACAAGATCAAGATCTGGTTCAAGCCCCCCGGCTGGCAACCACGCGGTCTCCCCGAGCGTCCCCCGACGCCCGATATCTCGGCCGAGAGCGTGGTGAAATACCATACGCGGATTCCCGGCTGGCTGAATCTCTACGTCGTGCTGCAGTTTGTTCTGGCCACGGTGATGGCCGTCTCGGTGATGGCCTCGCGCGACGTACCGCGATGGCAATTGCTCTGGCCGACGGCGCTGGTGGTCGTCTCATTGCTGGCATTCGGCGCTGTCTTCGAGCGCAAGCCCTGGGCCTACCGGCTGGAACATGGACGCCTGCTCCTTTTCTCCGTGACACTTGCGCTGATGAACACGGCCAGTCCCTGGTTCATCGCGATCTCGACCGGGGCGTTGCTCTACCTGGTGGCCTCGATCGTGTGGTTGGCAGCTTTCCGCGACGTATTCCTGCCAGAGGAGCCTGTGGTAGTGGTCGAGCCGGCGTTTCCCAGCCTGACGGCACGCGACACGACCGCGGCGAGCAACTGA
- a CDS encoding diguanylate cyclase, producing MAPKPLQILVVDDDPAIVRLVTQMLSTAGYEVREAQDGREALEMIHESCPDLVISDWDMPELNGLELSRQLRQDELPHYVYVLLLTAKTHSDDMIAGLAAGADDFVSKPIRSGELLARIAAARRMLELERLLRASSKEDPLTGAINRRTFYELFDREWKRSVRYGLPLSCVLLDIDFFKKINDTHGHPAGDSVLRAVAKFLHAQCRATEYVCRYGGEEFCVLLPETDERGASIWAERVRAALSELVVPVSGGALRVTGSFGVAERLDDMRGPETVVDVADQALIVAKQSGRDRVVTARSLGDAMSNLASGKHDNPLAGVLARDVMGVLVHSLHQDDNIQRAAEFFLQLRLGSVPVIDDDGKLVGVVSEKDLMTLDVSGESWDRKVRDIMKRNVVCYEETVPAESVFQFLCRVSIRRVVVVRDGHPTGIISRSSLIRWFRNWVLTNRDQLPDHEAERKRLHAGVMLTARALAECAEALPGKLLLDERNFIPYAVGEATRMQELINDLLGHCQSVGTAY from the coding sequence ATGGCTCCCAAGCCTCTCCAGATCCTCGTTGTCGACGACGACCCGGCGATCGTTCGGCTCGTCACGCAAATGCTGTCCACCGCGGGCTACGAAGTGCGCGAGGCCCAGGACGGCCGCGAGGCGCTCGAGATGATTCACGAGTCGTGCCCCGACCTCGTGATCAGCGACTGGGACATGCCGGAGTTGAACGGGCTGGAACTCAGCCGGCAACTTCGCCAGGACGAACTGCCACACTATGTCTACGTCCTGTTGCTGACAGCGAAGACTCATTCCGACGACATGATCGCGGGGCTGGCCGCGGGGGCCGACGACTTCGTGTCGAAGCCGATTCGTTCGGGCGAGCTGTTGGCCCGCATCGCGGCGGCACGGCGGATGCTGGAACTGGAGCGCCTCCTGCGGGCCAGCTCGAAGGAAGATCCGCTCACCGGGGCGATCAATCGTCGCACGTTCTACGAGTTGTTCGATCGCGAGTGGAAGCGGTCGGTACGCTACGGACTGCCCCTGTCGTGCGTGCTGCTCGACATCGATTTCTTCAAGAAAATCAACGATACGCATGGCCACCCGGCGGGCGACTCGGTACTGCGCGCCGTCGCGAAGTTTTTGCACGCGCAATGCCGCGCCACGGAGTATGTCTGCCGTTACGGGGGGGAAGAGTTCTGCGTGCTGCTGCCCGAGACCGATGAGCGGGGCGCGTCGATCTGGGCCGAGCGCGTGCGGGCGGCCCTATCCGAGCTCGTCGTTCCCGTCTCCGGGGGCGCCCTGCGCGTGACGGGAAGCTTTGGCGTCGCCGAGCGTCTCGACGACATGCGCGGCCCCGAAACGGTGGTGGACGTGGCCGATCAGGCCCTGATCGTCGCCAAGCAGTCGGGACGCGATCGTGTCGTCACGGCGCGCAGCCTGGGCGACGCCATGTCGAACCTCGCCAGCGGCAAGCACGACAATCCGCTGGCGGGCGTGTTGGCGCGCGACGTGATGGGCGTGCTCGTTCATTCGCTCCACCAGGACGATAACATCCAACGCGCCGCCGAGTTCTTCCTGCAGTTGCGACTCGGGTCGGTGCCGGTCATCGACGACGACGGCAAGCTCGTGGGGGTCGTCTCGGAGAAGGACCTCATGACGCTCGACGTGTCGGGCGAATCGTGGGACCGCAAAGTGCGCGACATCATGAAGCGGAACGTCGTCTGCTACGAAGAAACGGTGCCGGCAGAATCGGTGTTCCAGTTCTTGTGCCGCGTGTCGATCCGCCGCGTGGTGGTGGTGCGCGATGGGCATCCCACGGGCATTATCAGCCGCAGCAGCCTGATCCGCTGGTTCCGCAACTGGGTGCTGACCAATCGCGACCAACTGCCCGACCACGAGGCGGAACGCAAGCGCTTGCACGCGGGAGTCATGCTGACGGCCCGAGCCCTAGCCGAATGTGCCGAGGCACTGCCCGGCAAGCTCCTGCTCGATGAGCGAAACTTCATCCCCTACGCCGTGGGCGAAGCCACGCGGATGCAGGAGCTGATCAACGATCTGCTGGGACACTGCCAGAGCGTGGGCACGGCGTACTAA
- the trmB gene encoding tRNA (guanosine(46)-N7)-methyltransferase TrmB codes for MGRRALRTISPALDLSPHLSTFDELPRPWDSAALFEREAPLAVEVGSGKGLFLEGAAAAEPGVNFLGSEIAAKYARFAAARLARRGLRNARVLSGDAMRLFDELLPDASLVAVHVYFPDPWWKKRHHKRRVMNEKFVRHVQRTLIPGGRLHFWTDVSEYFEASLELLRSETQLQGPLEVVEKPAEHDLDFRTHFERRMRQHGAPIYRSEWVK; via the coding sequence ATGGGACGCCGCGCACTGCGAACGATCAGCCCCGCCCTCGACCTTTCGCCCCACTTGTCGACCTTCGACGAGTTGCCACGGCCTTGGGACAGCGCTGCGCTATTTGAACGCGAGGCGCCGCTGGCGGTCGAAGTCGGCTCGGGCAAGGGGCTCTTTCTCGAAGGCGCCGCCGCGGCCGAACCCGGCGTGAATTTCCTGGGGAGCGAGATCGCCGCGAAGTATGCCCGCTTCGCCGCGGCGCGGCTCGCCCGGCGCGGCCTGCGCAACGCCCGGGTGCTCTCGGGGGACGCGATGCGTCTCTTCGACGAGTTGCTGCCCGATGCGAGCCTGGTCGCGGTACACGTCTACTTTCCCGATCCGTGGTGGAAAAAGCGCCACCACAAGCGCCGCGTCATGAACGAGAAGTTCGTGCGTCACGTACAGCGCACGCTGATCCCGGGCGGTCGCCTTCACTTCTGGACCGACGTGTCCGAATACTTCGAAGCCTCGCTCGAGCTGTTGCGCAGCGAGACGCAACTGCAGGGGCCCCTCGAGGTGGTCGAAAAACCGGCCGAGCACGATCTCGACTTCCGCACCCACTTCGAGCGCCGCATGCGGCAGCACGGGGCGCCGATCTACCGCAGCGAATGGGTAAAGTAG
- a CDS encoding rhomboid family intramembrane serine protease codes for MFPLHDDNPARGVPYATIAIIVLNLLALVWSYTLDDLTQQRVVLHRGFIPARIEQLQTHQPIDVNLRRYEQHKHLPVRYEINESERLEADTREIIASLFTAMFMHAGWVHFIGNMWFLLVFGNSIEARLGHTLFAGFYLLGGLIAAAVHWAQDTHSMVPVIGASGAVASVLGAYVVTFPHAKVRTLVILIIFVTIADIPAIVVLGVWFLGQLLNATQTVELGMNGGVAWWAHVGGFLGGMIVMYLLDAGPHEPHDGTGETDRQRELDLRQDDPSLVP; via the coding sequence ATGTTTCCACTGCATGACGACAATCCGGCACGCGGCGTTCCCTACGCCACGATCGCGATTATCGTGTTGAATCTGCTCGCGCTCGTCTGGAGCTACACGCTCGACGACCTCACGCAGCAGCGCGTCGTGCTGCACCGCGGCTTCATACCGGCCCGCATCGAACAGTTGCAGACGCACCAGCCGATCGACGTCAATCTGCGGCGATACGAACAGCACAAGCACTTACCCGTCAGGTACGAGATCAACGAGTCCGAGCGGCTCGAGGCCGACACGCGGGAAATCATCGCCTCGTTGTTCACGGCCATGTTCATGCACGCCGGTTGGGTGCATTTCATCGGCAATATGTGGTTCCTGCTCGTCTTCGGCAACAGCATCGAGGCCCGGCTCGGGCACACGCTGTTTGCCGGCTTTTACCTGCTCGGTGGCTTGATTGCCGCGGCCGTCCACTGGGCGCAGGATACCCACAGCATGGTGCCGGTCATCGGGGCCAGCGGGGCCGTCGCCTCGGTGCTGGGCGCCTACGTCGTGACGTTTCCTCACGCCAAGGTCCGCACGCTGGTCATCCTGATCATTTTCGTGACCATTGCCGACATCCCGGCGATCGTCGTCCTAGGCGTCTGGTTCCTCGGCCAACTGCTCAATGCCACGCAGACCGTGGAACTGGGCATGAATGGTGGCGTGGCCTGGTGGGCCCACGTGGGGGGCTTTTTGGGCGGCATGATCGTTATGTACCTGCTGGACGCTGGACCTCATGAGCCCCATGATGGAACCGGCGAGACCGATCGCCAGCGAGAGCTCGATCTCCGCCAAGACGATCCCAGTCTCGTTCCCTGA
- a CDS encoding beta-hydroxyacyl-ACP dehydratase — MSQREPMIDLAQVDFNHVVADLEEIRRYNPQRFEMEQLTAIVFEDAQNHICVGYKDITEDEFWVRGHMPGMPLMPGVVMCEAAAQLCSYYSQKHDLLGAEMVGFGGLEDVRFRDPVLPGSRLVIGAKLLRIRRGAMIVCRFECYVDQTLVCEGGIKGIPLPKNLLDTVRANS; from the coding sequence GTGTCGCAGCGCGAACCGATGATCGACCTTGCTCAGGTCGACTTCAACCATGTCGTGGCGGATCTGGAAGAGATTCGCCGCTACAACCCGCAACGCTTCGAGATGGAGCAGCTTACCGCGATCGTCTTCGAAGATGCCCAGAATCACATCTGCGTCGGCTACAAGGACATCACGGAAGACGAGTTCTGGGTGCGCGGGCACATGCCGGGCATGCCGTTGATGCCGGGTGTCGTGATGTGCGAGGCCGCTGCCCAGCTTTGCAGCTACTACTCGCAAAAGCACGACCTGCTCGGGGCGGAGATGGTCGGCTTTGGCGGGCTGGAAGATGTCCGTTTTCGCGATCCCGTCCTCCCCGGCAGTCGACTGGTAATCGGAGCCAAGTTGCTGCGCATCCGACGTGGAGCGATGATCGTCTGCCGCTTCGAATGCTACGTCGACCAGACGCTGGTATGCGAAGGGGGGATCAAGGGCATCCCTCTGCCCAAGAACCTGCTCGATACCGTGCGGGCCAACTCCTGA
- a CDS encoding MMPL family transporter, with the protein MSGGRNPHHKRTRIEQAFYLSTRVVLDYPVATVALAVALSIAALLYSNAYIGYRTSRSDLVDPDNEYARLWREYTNEFGAEDDAVVVVEGAGREQVVPVLREISAMLAREDKLFHGVLHGVDLSKIQAKGLHYLSPQELQGIESFVGEVEPIYGGEWTRLNVGRMAAGLALRLEQEQQQLGTAQPPPSALELERLAGGLVSMLSSPGEYRSPWPAMPASFSTLSELNSEYLLMRDGQLGMVLLRMAPSEANFEGNSVGVDALRDLTGRVAARHPEVKIGVTGLPVMENDEMRTSNRSLVYASALSFVGVGLLIVAGFGGLRHAILANLVLLAGMAWSFGWVTLSVGHLNIYSVTFAVSLIGIGIDYGIHFIARYFEVREHTDSPRDALLTTATGVSPAITTGAITTAVAFFAAGFTDFLGVAELGIIAGGGLLLCAVSQLYVLPAAICLVDRLPWTSSIPKPLPVHTWLKPFVRMPRLTAITTLAATALVGLGLGRLWYDHNLLNMQPRGLESVELEQRILSACNQSLWYALSIADSREELLARKAEFLKLDSVERIEEIVSLLPPDEEVKKPIIGRINERLASLPERPPLIDVSPPEQLGLALARAQELVSRSPSGAPCAQYLAQARDLLRRLPAERCYELLSTFQQHMAGDLLSRLHVLGQMSSPEPPQLTDLPESLVDRFVGQHGRHLLKIYGKGSIWEMEHLERFVHDVRKVDPRVTGNPLQAYEGTFQMKSSYEEASIYAAVIIIAVLFLDFRSIRFAALAALPLGLGMVQMFGLMGTLNIPLNPANMIALPLILGLGVDYGVHIVHDFLDQKGPYRMAPSTAVAVLVDSLTTIVGYGAMMIAAHQGMQSLGRILTIGVACCTFSALVILPALLTIFTSGRAEVSNDGLRGRELPHDEEPQFFWQDPPNEPVIPTRKAGRLPSTAPRESAA; encoded by the coding sequence ATGTCAGGGGGAAGGAATCCTCACCACAAACGCACGCGCATCGAGCAAGCGTTCTATCTCTCGACGCGCGTGGTCCTCGACTACCCGGTGGCCACGGTCGCTCTGGCCGTCGCCCTCTCGATAGCCGCCCTGCTCTATTCGAATGCCTACATCGGCTACCGCACCAGCCGTAGCGATCTCGTCGATCCCGACAACGAATACGCCCGCCTGTGGCGCGAGTACACGAATGAATTCGGCGCCGAAGACGACGCCGTCGTCGTGGTCGAAGGCGCCGGCCGCGAGCAGGTCGTGCCCGTGCTGCGCGAGATCTCGGCCATGCTCGCCCGCGAGGACAAGCTGTTCCACGGCGTCCTGCATGGCGTCGACCTGAGCAAGATTCAGGCCAAAGGCCTGCACTATCTCTCGCCGCAAGAGCTGCAAGGGATCGAGTCGTTTGTCGGCGAGGTCGAGCCGATCTACGGCGGAGAGTGGACCCGCTTGAACGTCGGACGCATGGCGGCCGGTTTGGCGCTGCGTCTCGAACAAGAGCAGCAGCAACTCGGGACCGCGCAACCTCCGCCCAGCGCGCTGGAACTCGAACGCCTGGCGGGAGGCCTGGTCTCGATGCTCTCTTCGCCTGGCGAGTACCGTTCTCCCTGGCCCGCGATGCCGGCTTCCTTCTCCACCTTGAGCGAGCTCAACTCCGAATACCTGCTCATGCGCGACGGCCAGCTCGGCATGGTACTGCTGCGCATGGCCCCCAGCGAAGCGAACTTCGAGGGTAACAGCGTCGGCGTCGACGCCCTGCGCGACCTCACCGGCCGCGTCGCCGCGCGGCACCCCGAGGTAAAGATCGGCGTCACCGGCCTGCCCGTGATGGAAAATGACGAGATGCGGACCAGCAATCGCTCGTTGGTCTATGCGAGCGCCTTGTCTTTTGTCGGCGTCGGCCTGCTCATCGTGGCCGGCTTTGGCGGATTGCGCCATGCCATACTGGCCAATCTTGTACTGCTCGCGGGCATGGCCTGGTCGTTTGGCTGGGTCACCCTCTCCGTCGGCCACCTGAACATCTACAGCGTGACGTTCGCCGTCTCGCTCATCGGCATCGGCATCGATTACGGCATCCATTTCATTGCCCGCTACTTCGAAGTCCGCGAGCATACCGATTCGCCGCGCGACGCGCTGCTCACGACGGCCACCGGCGTCTCACCGGCGATCACCACCGGCGCGATTACGACCGCCGTGGCCTTCTTTGCCGCGGGTTTCACCGATTTTCTGGGGGTCGCCGAACTGGGCATCATCGCCGGCGGTGGCCTGCTGTTGTGTGCCGTCTCGCAACTTTACGTTCTGCCGGCGGCCATCTGCTTGGTCGATCGCCTGCCCTGGACCAGCTCGATTCCCAAACCGTTGCCGGTACATACCTGGTTGAAACCGTTCGTGCGCATGCCGCGCCTGACGGCGATCACCACCCTGGCGGCGACGGCGCTCGTGGGGCTTGGCCTGGGACGATTGTGGTACGACCACAACCTGCTGAACATGCAGCCGCGCGGACTCGAAAGCGTCGAGCTCGAGCAGCGCATTCTCTCGGCCTGTAATCAAAGCCTGTGGTACGCCCTGTCGATCGCCGACAGCCGCGAGGAACTGCTGGCGCGCAAGGCCGAGTTCCTCAAGCTCGACTCGGTCGAACGGATCGAAGAAATCGTCTCGCTACTGCCGCCGGACGAGGAGGTGAAGAAACCGATCATCGGGCGCATCAACGAACGCCTGGCCTCGCTGCCCGAGCGTCCTCCGCTGATCGATGTTTCGCCCCCCGAGCAGCTTGGCCTGGCGCTGGCGCGTGCGCAGGAATTGGTCTCGCGCAGTCCCAGCGGCGCCCCCTGTGCGCAGTACCTGGCCCAGGCGCGCGATCTGCTCCGCCGCCTGCCGGCGGAACGCTGCTACGAGTTGCTCTCGACCTTTCAACAGCACATGGCGGGCGATTTGCTGAGCCGCCTGCACGTGCTCGGTCAGATGTCGAGCCCCGAGCCGCCGCAACTCACCGATCTGCCCGAGAGCCTCGTCGATCGTTTCGTTGGCCAGCATGGCCGCCATCTGCTCAAGATCTACGGCAAGGGCAGCATCTGGGAGATGGAACACCTCGAACGCTTCGTACATGACGTGCGGAAGGTCGATCCCCGCGTGACGGGCAATCCGTTGCAGGCCTACGAAGGCACCTTCCAGATGAAGAGCAGCTATGAAGAGGCCTCGATCTACGCGGCCGTCATCATCATCGCGGTGTTGTTCCTCGACTTCCGCAGCATTCGCTTCGCCGCCCTGGCCGCTCTTCCGCTGGGGCTGGGCATGGTGCAGATGTTTGGCCTGATGGGCACCTTGAACATCCCGCTCAACCCCGCGAACATGATCGCCCTGCCGCTGATCCTGGGGCTCGGCGTCGACTACGGCGTGCATATCGTCCACGACTTCCTCGACCAGAAGGGGCCCTATCGCATGGCCCCCTCGACGGCCGTGGCGGTGCTGGTCGATTCGCTGACGACCATCGTCGGCTATGGCGCCATGATGATCGCCGCGCACCAGGGCATGCAGAGCCTGGGACGCATCCTCACGATCGGCGTGGCCTGCTGCACCTTCTCGGCCCTGGTGATTCTGCCGGCGTTGCTCACGATCTTCACGAGCGGCCGCGCCGAAGTCTCCAACGACGGACTCCGCGGGCGAGAGCTGCCCCACGACGAGGAGCCCCAGTTCTTCTGGCAAGATCCCCCCAACGAGCCGGTGATTCCGACGCGGAAGGCAGGCCGCCTCCCGTCGACGGCCCCCCGGGAAAGCGCCGCTTAA
- a CDS encoding MFS transporter yields the protein MNRATLRLVLFVSCAHALVHVYELSLPSVEQLVARDFHVGMETTGALGNMWRFPFGLCAFAAGWLVDRFGSKRLLVIYLAGCAATSILAAWSPGLALLFISMFLMGTFASIYHPAGLALISHETTDETHTRALGIHGIFGSVGIAGGPFIAAVALWLGLSWRQYYLLLALPGCALALVIAIYLRDHHQERMARRVGVDPVAVPAHEGNRAAFLLLIALGAMAGFIYAGLLNFLPRYLDEAHLGFGSMPRDSVGNLLTASVLLAGVIGQYSAGRIARPTTLEPLLSAVLFGMAPFLFWMAVADGIWRVVAAALFALVHFMHQPIYNSLVARYVSSQRRSLAYGVSNTMSFGVGSFGASFAGWMQSSLRTYSALAVLTIAAGVLSLWLLRLRHRPTHASPP from the coding sequence ATGAACCGTGCGACCCTGCGGCTCGTGCTGTTCGTCTCCTGCGCGCATGCGCTCGTCCATGTCTACGAGCTCTCGCTTCCCAGCGTCGAGCAACTGGTCGCGCGCGACTTTCATGTCGGCATGGAAACCACCGGCGCGCTGGGCAACATGTGGCGCTTTCCCTTCGGGCTGTGCGCCTTTGCCGCCGGCTGGCTGGTCGATCGTTTTGGCTCGAAACGGCTGCTGGTGATCTATCTCGCCGGCTGCGCCGCGACGTCGATCCTCGCGGCCTGGTCGCCCGGCCTGGCCCTGCTCTTCATCTCGATGTTCCTCATGGGAACCTTCGCCAGCATTTATCATCCCGCCGGCTTGGCGCTGATCTCGCACGAGACGACCGACGAAACGCATACCCGCGCCCTGGGGATTCACGGCATCTTCGGCTCGGTGGGCATCGCCGGCGGACCCTTTATCGCGGCGGTCGCCCTCTGGCTGGGCCTTTCCTGGCGGCAATACTACCTGCTGCTCGCCTTGCCTGGCTGTGCCCTCGCCTTGGTGATCGCCATCTATTTGCGCGATCATCATCAAGAGCGCATGGCCCGGCGCGTGGGGGTCGATCCGGTGGCCGTGCCCGCGCACGAGGGTAACCGCGCGGCCTTTCTGCTGTTGATCGCGCTGGGAGCGATGGCCGGCTTCATCTACGCCGGTTTGCTGAACTTTCTTCCCCGCTATCTGGACGAGGCGCACCTCGGCTTCGGCAGCATGCCGCGCGACTCGGTCGGCAATCTGCTGACGGCCAGCGTGCTTTTAGCGGGAGTGATCGGACAATACTCTGCCGGTCGCATCGCCCGACCGACGACGCTCGAACCGCTCCTCTCGGCGGTGCTGTTTGGCATGGCCCCCTTTCTCTTCTGGATGGCGGTAGCCGACGGAATCTGGCGCGTCGTGGCGGCGGCTCTCTTTGCCCTGGTCCATTTCATGCATCAGCCGATCTACAACTCGCTCGTGGCACGCTACGTCTCTTCGCAACGGCGCAGCCTGGCGTACGGCGTAAGCAATACGATGAGCTTTGGGGTCGGCAGCTTCGGCGCTTCGTTCGCCGGGTGGATGCAGTCGAGCTTGCGTACCTACTCGGCGCTCGCGGTGCTCACGATCGCCGCCGGCGTGCTCTCGCTTTGGCTGCTCCGCCTGCGGCATCGTCCCACGCACGCCAGCCCCCCCTGA